DNA from Metabacillus flavus:
GGTTTTAATGAATGAACCATATCAGGGAATTTCATCGCATCCCGGATAAAGAAGACGGGCAAATGGTTTCCTACAAGATCATAGTTCCCTTCATTTGTATAAAATTTCACGGCAAATCCACGAGGATCGCGGAGGGTTTCTGGTGATCCCTTAGAATGAATAACGGTTGAAAATCTTACGAATACTGGTGTTTCTCTTCCTTCTTCGCTTAAGAAATCAGCGCGGGTAAATGGATACATGCTCGTTTCGGTTTTAAATACTCCATGAGCTCCAGCTCCGCGGGCATGGACGACGCGCTCAGGAATGCGCTCACGGTCAAAATGAGCGATTTTTTCAAGCAAATGATAATCTTCGAGAAGTGTCGGGCCGCGCTGGCCAGCTGTTCTGGAATTCTGGTTATCACCAACGGGGACACCCTGGTTTGTCGTCAAATTAGGACGAATGTTTTCAGTCATTATAAAATCCTCCCTTTCACTCTATCAATAATAATTATTATATAGTTTATATTTTAAGAGTCAATATTTAATTATAATAATTTTAATTTGGATGTGCTGCAAGGGAGAGGTACAGGGGTGGTATAATTTTACAAAAAAAGTATAGGGCGGTGAAAAATGAAAAAGCGGGTGGCTTGGATGGTGCCGGTGCTGCTGTTGGCGGGGTGCGGGGGATATATTCCTTCCGGAAGGGACGTTGTGAATACACACGGAGAGGTTAAAAACCATGAACGGCTACTGGATTTCATAAGCCATTCAGAAAAAGGAGTAAAGGATAAACTCAGAGTGGTGAGTTATACAACTGAGGGTGATGCCATGCTGCAGGATTTGGAATTCGACGGGAAGCTAATCAAATCACGATACGATTCGACGCGTGATCAATACGGAGACGGGGATGTAACCTATGCCTCATGTAAAACGATTGAGATGAAGGAGCATGAGGAAGAGCTGGAATATAAACTGACAATGTGCGGGAAAGACAATAGTGAGATGGCGTTATTAACAATAAGCAAGAAGTAAGAAAGATTGACTTGTAACATCATTTTCAGGAGATTCGGCTTATACGAAAGACCGGCGGAAGCGTCTCACATAGACGAACCGCCGGTCTTTTAATTTGTGCCCAGAACTTCCTGCAGCTGGCGCTGGTTTTTCACAAGATCGGCCAGTGTATAGCCATCCAGGATCTGCAGGTAAGACTGCAGGGCTTTGTTCAGCACGTGTTTTAATCCGCATACAGGCGAGATAACGCATTGATTCGTTTCAGGGTCAAAACATTCCACAAGGTTAAAATCATCTTCAGTTTTCCGTACAACCGCCCCGATGTTAATATCTGAAGGATCTAAAGCAAGCCTGATGCCTCCGTTACGTCCGCGAGTTGTATTAAGAAGGCCCATTTTGCCAAGTTCGTAGGTCACTTTCATTAAATGGTTCTTTGAGATACCGTAAACGTCTGCAATTTCTTTGATGTTTGATAACTTCTCCTGATCTTTTGCTGCCAGATAAATGAGGACCCGCAGCGAATAGTCGGTATAATTAGTCAGTCTCATAGCTACAACCCCGCTTAAGAATCTTAATTTAATAGTATCATACTGTTGCGTTAAATCGAGAAAGAACTCTTCAAATCAAGTAGAATTATGAATTTTTTGTGAATCTTTTCCGTGAAAGTGATCCAAAATGAATTTGGAACAAACAGGAATAAACGAGTGCCTTTCATTTTTTTATCTGCTAGGTCATACATTTAGGTAAGAAAGTGATAAGGGGGAAGGACGTTTGAGCGGATCACGACATGCATCCCTTCAGTATGCGATCGAGCAGATCACGGAAATCGCTGATGGGTTTGGACTGGATTACTATCCAATGCGCTATGAAATCTGTCCCGCGGACATTATTTATACGTTTGGCGCGTACGGTATGCCAACAAGGTTTTCTCATTGGAGCCACGGCAAACAATTTCATAAAATGAAACTCCACTATGATTTGGGATTAAGCAAAATCTATGAGCTCGTAATCAACTCAGATCCGTGCTACGCATTTTTGCTCGATACAAATTCACTTGTGCAAAACAAGCTCATCGTGGCCCACGTTTTGGCACACTGTGATTTTTTCAAAAATAACTGCCGATTCGGGAACACAAAAAGGGATATGGTCGAAAGCATGGCCGCAACAGCTGAAAGGGTGAAGCACTACGAAGTACTTCACGGAAGAAAAGAAGTCGAGGATTTCCTCGATGCGGTCCTTGCCATTCAGGAACACATTGACCCTTCTATAATGAGGCCAAAGCTTTCCTGGAGCATGGACGAAGAAGAGGAGGAGGATGCCCCTCCGAAAAACAGTCCATATGATGACCTCTGGAAGCTCGACAGCCGGGATGAGAAAAAAGAAAAAAAGAAAAAAGGGAAGAAAAACTTTCCTCCATCTCCCGAAAAAGACCTGCTGTTGTTTATTGAAGAACACAGCCGCGAGCTCGAGGACTGGCAGCGCGATATCCTGACAATGATGCGGGAGGAAATGCTCTACTTCTGGCCGCAGCTTGAAACGAAGATCATGAACGAAGGCTGGGCTTCCTACTGGCACCAGCGCATCATGCGTGAGCTGGATCTCACCTCAAGCGAAGCCATCGAATACGCCAAGCTCAACGCAGGAGTCGTTGTTCCATCCAAAACAAGCATCAATCCGTATTACCTCGGACTGAAAATCTTCGAGGACATCGAAGAACGGTACGACAATCCAACCGAAGAAATGAAACGCCTCGGCGTCAAGCCAAACTCAGGCCGTGAAAAAATGTTCGAAGTGCGGGAAATCGAATCCGACATTTCCTTCATCCGAAACTATCTCACAAAAGACCTCGTCCTGCGAGAAGACATGTACCTATTCCAAAAGCAGGGCCGCGACTACAAAGTCGTCGACAAAGACTGGAAAGGCGTCCGCGACCAGCTCGTCAGCATGCGCGTCAATGGGGGGTTCCCGTACATCACCGTCAATGACGGAGACTATATGAAAAATAATGAACTCTATTTAAAACACTGGTACGAAGACATCGAACTCGATCTCAAATATCTGGAGAAAGTGCTCCCATACGTTCACCAGCTTTGGGGCCGCCCGGTTCACATGGAGAGTATGCTGGAAGGGAAAAAAGTGATGTTTACGTATGATGGGAAGAGTGTCCATCGGAAATATTTGTGAGGGAGGAAGCCGCTTTGGGGAGCGGCTTTTTTGTGGTTATAGCTCGCAATTTGTATCCGTCCTAAGATAAAGGGATGTCAGTTAAATATGTATATGTTGTGAAAACGCTTGATTGTTCTAGAGGGATCGATAAGATTAAATGTACATACTGCTTACTGGGAGAGTGCAAATTTGAAATTCAACCTGTTCGTCATGAGTATCCTTTCCGTATTAGCCTTGGCTGCATGTTCATCTGAACCCAGCACCGGAAAGAAGGAAGAAGACCACGCCAGTCATCAGGAACATGCTGGCGAAGAAATCCGGGAAGAGACAAAAAGCATGAATTTGCTTCCTTCTTTTCTTGAAGACAAGCCTGAGGAAATGAAAGGCATCTATACGGCTGCTGCCAAACATCGGGAATTGCTTGAGTCCATCCCTTGCTATTGCGGCTGTGGAGATTCAGCTGGGCATCAAAACAACTTTGACTGTTTTGTTTTTGAAAACAAAGATAACGGAAGCCTTGTATGGGATGATCATGGAACAAAGTGCGGGGTTTGTTTGGAGATTGCAGCCAAATCAGTTATTGATTATCAAAATGGGAAGAGCATCAAAGAAATTCGCAGTAAAATAGATGAAGCATACAAAGATGGGTATGCAAAACCCACTCCTACGCCAAAAGTATAAAATCACCAAAGCCCTTTTTAAAAGTGACAGGGCTTTTTTTCATCGTTTTTTTCTTCAATCGTATCCATTGCTCAATTACATAAGTAAGCTTCATTCCCTGAAAATGGTTCATAGGATAATAGGATAAATCCTCGAAGGGAGTGAGATGGAATGAACGATCCTTGTTGCATGTCTCCATACAAGTTTCAGCCATATCACCATTATGCTAGGTTGGAAATTCACCCAGAGCTTGACCAATTTTTACGAATTGTACAAGGTCAAGGGATTGTTCAAATGGGCAAGAAAAAAGATAATTTAAACTTTGTACGTAAAGCTCAAGATGATTTTGCCATCGTGATCCCGCCGGAACATGGCACAATGTAACCAATACAGGGAATATCCCGTTAAAACTCTATTCTATATATGCTCCTCCACAACATCCATTTGGCACGGTGCATATAACTAAAGCTCAGGCATTGGCAGAGGAAAATGACTAGATGTTTGGTTGAATACGCCATTCTTTTCGAGTGTGCCTCTTTTTTAGATGATTTTAAAAAGTAAGTTTAGGGGCAGCAAAGGTTCATTCCTTCCTGCTCCCTTTTCATATTGGGTCACTGAATCCAGCTTTTTTCAAACATTCAAATAACCTTTTGACTAATTAATTATTCTGTTTTATTATTAAACTAATAATCAAATGAACGTTTGAATAACGAGGTGAATAATATGAAGGAAATTGATATCTGTGAGGTAACGTGCGTAGATGAAGAGAAAGTCGTACGGGTCAACGAACAGCTGAAGAATCAAGATCCAATGAGTGTGGCAAAAATTTTCAAGGCCCTTTCCGATCCAACGCGGCTTAAAATAGCCTACTCCCTTACGCTGGAGGAGGAGCTTTGCGTTTGCGACATTTCCAATATTGTAGAAGCTTCCAATGCAACAGCCTCCCACCATTTGAGGCTTTTGCATAACCTGGGATTAGCTAAGTACCGTAAAGTCGGGAAGTTAGTTTATTATTCGCTGGATGATGAACATGTGAGCCAATTAATTAAGATCGCGTTTACTCACCAAATGGAGATAGAAAACCGGGGGTGAGAATGGGATCAGAGGTAAGGAGTGTTTTGACATGTCGGAGCAATGCTGTGGTTCTAATAGTAAGAAAAACAACATGCAGGAAGTGAGCTGCTGTTCCTCAGGCAGTTCTTTATCCAATACAAATGAGTCAGTGGCTAAAGAAACTGGCTGCTGCTCAAGTTCAAATGGTGAGCAAAAGACAAATATTTCAGAACCAGCTGATTCATGCTGCAGCAGTGCCAAGCCCCTTGACGGCTGCTCCTCAAGTGAAGAAGCAGCGGCAACCATTATGCATCAAACAAAAAGCTGCTGCATTTCTGATTCCCAAACGAATGAAGGCGCTGCAGCCGAAAGCATGAACTTCCGGGTATACGGAATGGATTGTCCTGCCTGCGCGAAGACAATCGAAAAAGGAATTGGCTCATTACAAGGAATCCGGGATGTCCAAGTAAATTACAGTACAGCCAGAATGCAGGTAACCGCGGCAAGCGCTCAGGCTTTTGAACCGGTTCAGAACGAAATGAAAAAGCTTGGCTATACGGCTGAACAAATGAATGAGAAGAGAAATCTCAAAACATACACGGTTGAAGGAATGGACTGCGGAAGCTGTGCAAAAACGATTGAAAATCACTTGAGGCTAAACAAGTCTGTCCAAAGCGTAAATGTGAATTTTTCTACGGGAAAAATGAAAATTGAACATGCGAATTCTACAGATGAAATCATTAAAGAAGTGTCGAAGGTTGGGTTCAAAGCTTCTTTAGATTCAAGCCGCTCATCCAATCAGCCTTCTCCCTCTGTAAAAAGCAATGAAAATGGCTGGTTTATTCTTTCCGGAGTATTGATTGCAATGGGCTTTGCAGGTTCGTTCTTGGGAATTGACCCGTTACTATCTTCATTTTTGTATGCTTTTGCCATGATCATCAGTGGATACAAACCAGTGAAAAGTGCATTTTATTCCATCAAAAGCCGCTCGCTTGACATGAATGTCCTCATGTCCGCAGCTGCAATCGGGGCTGCCTTAATAGGAGAATGGCTGGAAGGTGCTACGGTCGTTTGGTTATTTGCTCTTGGAAATTTGCTGCAAAATAAATCGATTGAACAGACAAGGAATTCCATTCGCAATCTTATGGATTTGGCTCCACCGGAAGCCTGGATTAAAAATGGAGCAGATCTTGTGAAAAAACCTGTTGAAGAAATTTCGATCGGGGAAGTCATTTTTGTTAAGCCAGGTGACAAGATTCCATTGGACGGAGAAGTCGTTAAAGGAGAATCCAGTGTTAACCAGGCACCGATCACGGGAGAATCCATTCCGGTTGATAAAGAAGCGGGAGATACCGTTTTTGCCGGGACGATAAATGAGCATGGAACACTTGAAATCCGGGTAACGAAGCTCACTGAGGATACAACGATCGCAAAGATTATTCATTTGGTCGAAGAAGCGCAGGAGCAGAAAGCCCCGACGGAAGCATTTATTGATAAGTTCGCAAGTATCTATACTCCTGTCGTTTTTGTCATAGCACTGCTGATTATGATTCTGCCTCCAATAGCAGGATTTGGAACGTGGGGCGATTGGTTTTATAAAGGATTAGAGCTGCTTGTTATCGCCTGTCCATGTGCACTTGTCATCTCAACCCCGGTGGCCATTGTATCAGCCATTGGAAATGCGGCAAAGAACGGGATCCTGATTAAAGGCGGTACATTTTTAGAAAAAGCTGGTGCGATCACAGCGATTGCGTTTGATAAAACAGGAACGTTGACAGAGGGGAAACCGAAAGTATCAAAAGTTGAAGTGCTGGAAGGTACTGAGGAAGAACTGCTCTCCATTGCCCTCACGCTTGAAACCTATTCTACACATCCGATTGCCAAAGCGATTGCTGATTATGTGAAGTCAAAAGGAATACCTTCTCAAGAGGGAGACTCATTCAGTAACATTGTAGGAAAAGGGGTGCAAGCGACTGTAGAAGGGGTACCGTATTACGCAGGGAATCTCGCACTTTTTAAAGACATGAACCCATCGCTCGAGCAGGTCAGCAAACGCGTAATGGATCTGCAGAACGAAGGAAAGACCATTGTACTGATTGGTACGGATCAAAAATTAATAGGATTGATTGCCGTATCGGATACGATTCGGGAATCCACCACTTCTGCAATGAAAACATTAACGGAAAATGGAATCCGCGAAACGGTGATGCTGACGGGAGATAATACGGGAACCGCCAAAATGATCGCCTCTGAAGCGAACATCACCCGATACTTTGCAGAATTATTGCCAGAAGATAAAGTAAACGCCATAAAAAAACTTCAAAATGAAGGCCATAAAGTGGCCATGGTAGGAGACGGAATCAATGATGCCCCAGCATTAGCCGCCGCTGACTTGGGAATTGCGATGGGAGGAGCAGGCACAGATACAGCCATGGAAACAGCAGACATTGTATTAATGGCTGATAATCTGGATAAACTGCCTCACACCATCAAGCTCAGCAAAAAAGCGCTGGCCATCATCAAACAGAACATCTGGTTCTCCATCATCATTAAAGTCATTGCCCTGGCCCTTATTTTCCCCGGCTGGCTCACTCTTTGGATGGCTGTTTTAAGTGATACAGGTGCAGCGTTGATTGTCATTTTGAATGCGTTGAGGCTGTTAAGAGTTAAGGAATAACTGTGAGAAAGAACCATTGAATTCATATTCATTGGTTCTTTTTCGTTGGTATTGGACTTTTTGCGAACAGATGGATAAAGAAAGTATGTGCAACGGAAGTATTTGTGAGGGAGGAAGTCAATTTTCGCTATTTTTATACTCCCATTAATCCTGTTTGATATTATCGTTTAATACGATATAATCTTATTATAAGAAATAAAAGGAGGACACGATGGACAAAGCAGCATTAATAAACAAATATTGGACGGACATTTATTTTCATCTTCATTACGATCATAAGGAAAAAGTGACTCATCAGGTGATCCGGATCCTCCAGCTTGTTGATAAAAAAACAGATGCAGGAATAAATGAGGTGGCCTCATCTTTAAAGGTCTCTCATAATACGGCCTCAGAGCATGTAAAACGAATCATCGAGAAAGGGTATCTCTTTAAAAAAAGAGACACTCTGGATGAAAGAAAGGTCATCCTTTGTTTAACTGACTTAGGAAAAGAAGTACTTCATCGAAACACAAGTCTCGATGAAGAGAAATTGAACGGCATTCTAAGTGAGCTAAACCCTGAAGAAAAAGGAACCGTCGAACTTGCCCTGAAACTATTAAGTGAGCGTGCAAAAAAATGTACGTCATCTTAAAAATAATTGTGTCTGCCATCATCATTGCTGGTGTCACTGAAATTGCAAGGAGATTTCCAACCTATGGAGGAGTGGTAGCCGCCCTGCCGTTAGTCAGTTTACTGAGTATCGTCTGGCTATATGTACAAGGCGAGCAAACCGAAACATTAAGTAAATTTGCATTGGGAGTCATATGGGGATTTCCTGCAACAGCCGTTTTATTATTTGTTGTTTACATAGCTCTGAAGCATTCCCTGCATTTATTTGTCTCAATTGGATTGGGAGCGGGAAGCTGGTTTGTGTTTTTGGTTCTACAAGAAAGTGCTTGGAATTATTTAAAAAAATTATTTTTCAACTAAAGAGCTGCAGCAGAAGGAAGAGTCGCAGATACGCTTTTGATTGCTTCGCCTATACACCTTTTACAATGGTGTCTATTCTCCCAATTGATCCCGCAATCGTTAATACCAGTGGGCGGATGATTGTCATATAAACTTTGCCTCCCTATTAATCGTGCAGTTTACGAAAAAGTTCGTATGGATTATTATGGGAAAAGAGATTAGAGGCTATAAAACCCGTTTTTGGTGTCTTAGCCCTCTATAATAAAAGTAAAATAATTGAAAAAAAGGGTGGTATAAGTGGGTAGTGCCATTTGGAGCGAAGATACTGGTGATTACAAACAGGAACCATTAACGGATGAAATGATTCGTGAAGCGGAAGAAGACCTTGGTATTAAGCTGCCGGATTCTTACATAAGCCTTCTAAGAGAACAAAATGGGGGTTACATAGAATTTAATTCACATCCGGCGGATACGCCGAATTCCTGGGCTGATGATCATGTAAATGTAGAGTACATAATGGGAATCGGAAAAGAAAACGGGATTCTAGAGAGCCATTACTATATTGACGAATGGGATTTACCTAATGATATTGTCCTCATCTCCGGAGGGGGACATAGCTGGATAGCGCTTGATTACAGAAAGACCCAAACCGATCCCCCTGTCATTTTCATTGATAGTGAACAAGAACAGATTTTTGATCTTGCTCCTGATTTTGGGACGTTTTTAACCCAGTTAACGAATTGGGAAGAGGATGATGGAGAAGGGGAATTATATGTGAAAGAAAAAAAAGGGCTATGGAGATGGATCTTTAAAAAATGAGTAGTTTAGGCATCTATAGGAGGTGCCTATTCTTTCACGAATATCATTGACTTTGACTCAAGAGGGGAGGTATAATTATCTCAACTTCAAGATAATATATTGAAATTCAGCTTATATACCAAAGGGATATTGTAAAGATAGAGACTCTTTTTTAGTTATATATCTCGATTTCGAGATAAATGAAAAATTCTAAGGAGTGAAAATACATGACGAAAAAAACAATGGGCATTCACCACATCACAGCGATAGTCGGGCATCCGCAGGAAAATGTTGATTTTTACGCAGGCGCACTGGGATTGCGTTTAGTAAAAAAAACCGTAAATTTTGATGATCCAGGTACGTATCATCTTTATTTTGGAAATGAAGGTGGAAAACCGGGCAGCATCATCACCTTTTTCCCGTGGGCCGGTGCACGCCAAGGATCGATTGGAGATGGGCAGGTAGGCGTCACCACTTATTCAGTGCCAAAAGGTTCAATGAAGTTTTGGGAGCAGCGGCTGGAAGCATTCAAGGTTCCTTTTGCAAAATCGGACCGCTTTGGTGAACAGTATTTGGAGTTTGATGATCCTCATGGTCTGCACTTAGAAATGGTAGAACGGGAGGAAGGCGAAGCGAATACATGGACCTTCAATGGCGTCACTCCGGAAACGGCAATCAAGGGATTTGGGGGAGCGATTCTGCTTTCGACTCAGCCGGACCGGACAGCCGAATTGCTGGAGAACGTCATGGGGCTTGAACGCATTGGAAAAGAGGGAGATTATATCCGTTTCCGTTCCGAGGCTGATCTTGGAAATGTGATTGATATAAAAGCGACGCCAACCGGCCGCGGACAAATGGGAGTGGGAACCGTGCACCATATCGCATGGCGCGCAGCGGATGATGAGGATCAATTGGAGTGGCAAAAATATGTGGGAGAGCATGGATATGGCGTCACTCCTGTGAAAGACCGAAACTATTTTAACGCCGTTTATTTCAGAGAGCATGGCGAGATTTTATTTGAAATCGCGACTGATTCTCCAGGCTTTGCCCATGATGAATCTCATGAGACAATGGGACAGAAATTAATGCTTCCTTCTCAGTATGAGCAGGCAAGAGAACGGATTGAACGTGCTTTGATTCCGTTTGAGGTAAGAGAAATTGACTGAATTTAGGGGGGGATATCGTGCAAAAGACAGCTGGCATCCATCATATCACAGCTATGGTCAACGATCCGCAGCGGAATATTGATTTTTATGCAGGCGTATTAGGCTTACGGCTTGTTAAGAAAACCATTAACTTTGACCGTCCGGAAGTGTACCATCTTTACTTTGGAAATGAATCCGGCCAGCCTGGAACGATTATCACCTTTTTCCCCTGGGCTGACCAATTAAAAGGACGAATTGGGACGGGACAGGTCGGAGTGACGAGCTATGTGATTCCTCCAGGTTCCCGTTCATTCTGGGAGAGCCGTTTGATAAAGTTTGGCGTAAAGTTTTACAGGACCGAACGGTTTGGGGAAACGTATGTCGCCTTTCAGGATCCGGATGGTTTGGAGCTTGAATTGGTGGAACGGGAGGAAGGGCCCCTCAATACATGGAGCGTCAGCGGAATTCCATCGGATCGGGCTATTAAAGGATTCAGCGGCGCTACCTTAATCTCAGCCCAGCCGAATAAAACAGCGGATTTGCTTGAACAAGTACTAGGACTCGAATGCGTGGGACAGGAAGAAAGCTTTCTGAGATTTCGATCTGAGGGAGAGCTCGGCAACACCATTGATGTGAAGCTATCCCCTTCCGTACGCGGATTAATGGGAGCCGGCACTGTGCACCATATTGCCTGGAGAGCGAAAAATGAAGAAGACCATCTCAATTGGAGAGCCCTTCTTCAGGAGAAGGGATTTTATCCAACCGACATATTGGATCGCAACTATTTTAAAGCCCTTTATTTTCATGAAGAAGGCGGCATTTTATTTGAAATTGCGACCGATCCGCCCGGATTTACTGCAGATGAACCGGCTGATGAACTTGGCTCCAAGCTCATGCTGCCATCCTGGCTTGAACCGCAGCGGGAAGAATTAGAAAAAAGCCTGCCTCATGCAGAGGTAAGCGTTTTGGAGGAGGAATTATAATGAAACACATCTTTAACAAAGGAACCAATCCGGACAAACCTACTCTGCTTCTGCTTCACGGCACAGGCGGAAATGAACTTGACCTGCTTCCGCTCGCAGGAATGATTGATGAAGAGGCGTCCGTGTTAAGCGTCCGCGGAAATGTACTGGAAAATGGTATGCCCCGCTTCTTCCGCCGGCTCGCCGAAGGTATATTTGATGAAGAAGATCTCGTATTCCGCACACAGGAACTCAATCAATTTCTGGATGAGGCGGCCGAAACGTATCAGTTTGACCGACATCAAATCATCGCGATCGGCTATTCCAATGGAGCCAATATCGCGGCAAGTCTGCTATTCCATTACCAGGATGCTTTAAAAGGCGCCAGTCTTCACCATCCAATGGTGCCGAGAAGAGGGATTGAACTCCCGGATCTAACAGGGAAATCCGTCTTTATCGCTGCCGGCACTAACGATCCGATTTGTCCGGCTGAAGAATCAACGGAACTGCACGCCCTGCTGCAAGGAGCCAATGCCAAGGCAGAATTGCACTGGGAAAATCAAGGCCACCAGCTAACGCGGAGTGAGGTTGAGGCTGCGGCGAAGTGGTATAAGGGATTGTGAAGGAGGAAGAAAACTGCTTGTGCAGTTTTCTTTTTTTTGCACTTTGCACTGACCCCCGCTATGCAGCTCCGGCCCCGTGTCACGCGACGCCTAGAGCGGTCAGTGTTTGCACGGGCTATGCTCATTCCCCAAGTGCGGTAAAGGGTAGAAGGTCAGAGCAATGCACTGACCCCTGCCCTGATAAAGGACTAAAGCTCCGTCCCCGTGCCACATGACGCTTAAAGCCGTAAGGGATCGCTCTCTTCTTCCTCCTTCCCCCGGTGCGGTGAAGAAGAGAGGGTCAGTGCAAGCTGCTCATCAATTTCAACTCACAATACACTTAGTCCGTCAGCTGTGCACGTTTTTTACAATTGAAAGATGTGCGGTTATACTGAAAGCATACTTACAGGAGGGTGATTTGATGAGCCGCAAAAAAATGGTGATGCTCACTGTTTCTCTGCTTGCCGCATTTGGTTTGGCCGCTTGTTCGAACGGCGGGATGGATGAAAAGCATGAAGGAATGGATCATTCCAAGATGGAACATTCTAGCTCGGGTGAAGTGCCTGAAGGATTAAAAGAAGCAAAAAACCCGGCAAATCCTGTCGGGAGCAAGGCGATAGTGAAAACGGAACATATGGAAGGCATGAATGGAGCAGAAGCGACCATTGCGGGTGCTTATGATACAACGGTCTATGCGGTGACCTACACACCCAAAGGAGGCGGAGAAAAAGAAGTCAATCACAAGTGGGTGATTCACGAGGAAATCGAGAACGCGGGAGATGTTCCTTTTAAGAAAGGTGAAGAAGTAACCTTGATGGCAGACCATATGAAAGGAATGATGGGAGCAAAGGCGACCATTGATTCTGCTGAGAAGACAACCGTTTATATGATTGATTATTCTCCAGCGAATGGCGGAGAAGAAGTGAAGAATCATAAATGGGTGACGGAAAGCGAGCTTTCAGCCTTGATAAATAAAGAATGAGGAAGAGCATCTTATAGGGGATGCTCTTTTCCATTTTCCCAGAATTGCCATCTGGTCAGCGGGAAAAACGGGCTTTTCTATCGTATAAACAGGAGGTGTATAAATACTTGCATTGTGCAAATTTATTACTTGCAAATTGCAAATATATAGATTAAGATCAATTTAAGGAGGCGGTACAGTGGAGCTAACAATCAATAAGTCAGGGAATTTGTCCGTTCAGTATTTTCTGTCGTACCTTTTTCTTGTATCAAAATCTATGAATGTATCATCATCTCAAATTATCGAGTTTACAGAGAAGCGAATGTTTGGGAAAGACTGTGGTTCACGGGGAGAAGCTTCCTATCAAAATTTTTTGAAGGCATGCAGCCAATTTATAGAAAGCGGAGGACGAGATTAAATGGAAAATGTACGCGAGCTGTTTCAAGTAATGGTCCGCCGATTCGGGCTTTTGGATAAGAATTGCTGTTCAGTTGGAACGAGGGAATTGAGCCTGGTTCAAAGTCATATTCTCTATGAAGTAGAACGACGGGAAGCTCCATCCATTCAGGAAATTGCCGATACGCTAGGAACAGATATTACGACGTTCAGCCGGCAGGTTCAGGGCCTAGTAAAGATGGGACTTATAGAAAAAAAACAGTCTATCGAAGATAAAAGGATTTACCAGCTTTTCTTAACCGATGGGGGAAAAGAAATAACTGCATCCATCGATAACCAAATGAATGAGTACTTAAAAGAAGTATTTTCTTATATGCAGCCGGCAGAGAGAAACCAGGTTATCGAATCTATAAAATTACTGAACCT
Protein-coding regions in this window:
- a CDS encoding MarR family winged helix-turn-helix transcriptional regulator → MDKAALINKYWTDIYFHLHYDHKEKVTHQVIRILQLVDKKTDAGINEVASSLKVSHNTASEHVKRIIEKGYLFKKRDTLDERKVILCLTDLGKEVLHRNTSLDEEKLNGILSELNPEEKGTVELALKLLSERAKKCTSS
- a CDS encoding DUF3147 family protein translates to MYVILKIIVSAIIIAGVTEIARRFPTYGGVVAALPLVSLLSIVWLYVQGEQTETLSKFALGVIWGFPATAVLLFVVYIALKHSLHLFVSIGLGAGSWFVFLVLQESAWNYLKKLFFN
- a CDS encoding SMI1/KNR4 family protein yields the protein MGSAIWSEDTGDYKQEPLTDEMIREAEEDLGIKLPDSYISLLREQNGGYIEFNSHPADTPNSWADDHVNVEYIMGIGKENGILESHYYIDEWDLPNDIVLISGGGHSWIALDYRKTQTDPPVIFIDSEQEQIFDLAPDFGTFLTQLTNWEEDDGEGELYVKEKKGLWRWIFKK
- a CDS encoding ring-cleaving dioxygenase, producing the protein MTKKTMGIHHITAIVGHPQENVDFYAGALGLRLVKKTVNFDDPGTYHLYFGNEGGKPGSIITFFPWAGARQGSIGDGQVGVTTYSVPKGSMKFWEQRLEAFKVPFAKSDRFGEQYLEFDDPHGLHLEMVEREEGEANTWTFNGVTPETAIKGFGGAILLSTQPDRTAELLENVMGLERIGKEGDYIRFRSEADLGNVIDIKATPTGRGQMGVGTVHHIAWRAADDEDQLEWQKYVGEHGYGVTPVKDRNYFNAVYFREHGEILFEIATDSPGFAHDESHETMGQKLMLPSQYEQARERIERALIPFEVREID
- a CDS encoding ring-cleaving dioxygenase is translated as MVQKTAGIHHITAMVNDPQRNIDFYAGVLGLRLVKKTINFDRPEVYHLYFGNESGQPGTIITFFPWADQLKGRIGTGQVGVTSYVIPPGSRSFWESRLIKFGVKFYRTERFGETYVAFQDPDGLELELVEREEGPLNTWSVSGIPSDRAIKGFSGATLISAQPNKTADLLEQVLGLECVGQEESFLRFRSEGELGNTIDVKLSPSVRGLMGAGTVHHIAWRAKNEEDHLNWRALLQEKGFYPTDILDRNYFKALYFHEEGGILFEIATDPPGFTADEPADELGSKLMLPSWLEPQREELEKSLPHAEVSVLEEEL
- a CDS encoding alpha/beta hydrolase → MMKHIFNKGTNPDKPTLLLLHGTGGNELDLLPLAGMIDEEASVLSVRGNVLENGMPRFFRRLAEGIFDEEDLVFRTQELNQFLDEAAETYQFDRHQIIAIGYSNGANIAASLLFHYQDALKGASLHHPMVPRRGIELPDLTGKSVFIAAGTNDPICPAEESTELHALLQGANAKAELHWENQGHQLTRSEVEAAAKWYKGL
- a CDS encoding YdhK family protein, which encodes MSRKKMVMLTVSLLAAFGLAACSNGGMDEKHEGMDHSKMEHSSSGEVPEGLKEAKNPANPVGSKAIVKTEHMEGMNGAEATIAGAYDTTVYAVTYTPKGGGEKEVNHKWVIHEEIENAGDVPFKKGEEVTLMADHMKGMMGAKATIDSAEKTTVYMIDYSPANGGEEVKNHKWVTESELSALINKE
- a CDS encoding MarR family winged helix-turn-helix transcriptional regulator, with translation MENVRELFQVMVRRFGLLDKNCCSVGTRELSLVQSHILYEVERREAPSIQEIADTLGTDITTFSRQVQGLVKMGLIEKKQSIEDKRIYQLFLTDGGKEITASIDNQMNEYLKEVFSYMQPAERNQVIESIKLLNLAMAKSAMCCRPVK